From the genome of Acidimicrobiales bacterium:
CAACATCGCCCGCACCGCCAGCATCCTCGCCGGCTGGCCCCACTCGGTCCCGGGCCACACGGTGCAGCGCTTCTGCGCCTCGTCGTTGCAGGCGATCAGCTCGGCGGCCAACTCGGTCAAGGTCGGCGAGGGCGACATCTATGTCGCCTGCGGGGTCGAGAAGACGAGCCGCCCGCCGGCGCCCGAGGGCGAGCAGGGCGGCGGAGGAGGCGGTGGCGGCGGTGGCCGCGGCATCGGTCCCGGTGGGTTGAACCCGAAGCTGTTGCCGAACAACGACGAGGGCTTCCCCTTCGTCTACATCCCCATGGGGCTCACCGCCGAGAACGTGGCCGAGAAGTTCGGGGTCACCCGCGAGGACATGGATGCCTTCGCGGCGCTGTCCCAGCAGCGGGCGGTGGCCGCCCAGGAGAACGGAATCTTCGACTGGGAGATCACCCCGGTCACCAAGGACGACGGCACCGTGGTCACCAAGGACGACGGTCCCCGCCCCGGCAGCACCGCCGAGAAGCTGGCCGAGCTGAAGCCGTCGTTCAAGGAGGACGGGGTGGTCACCGCGGGCAACGCCTGCCCGCTCAACGACGGCGCCGCCGCGGTCATGGTGATGAGCCGGGCCAAGGCCGACGAGCTGGGACTCAAGCCGCTGGCCCGCATCGTGGCCACCGCCTACTCGGGCAACAATCCCGAGATCATGGGCGTGGCCCCGATCGATGCCATCAACAAGGTGTTGGCCCTGACGGGCATGTCGATCGGCGACATCGACTACGTGGAGCTCAACGAGGCGTTCGCCGCCCAGGTGCTCCCGGTGTGCGAGCACACCGGGATCGACATCGAGCGCCAGCTCAACCCCCACGGCGGTGCGATCGCGCTCGGTCACCCGTTCGGCATGACCGGTGCTCGCATCATGACCACGCTCCTCAACGACCTGCAGACCGAGGACGGCCAGTTCGGCATGGAGACCATGTGCGCCGCCGGCGGCATGGCCATGGCCACCATCATCGAGCGTCTCTAGGTCGCGACCGCTCGGCTCACCGCCGCCACCGCAGCAGCGCCTCTTGGGTGACGGTGGCGGCGAGCACACCGTCGCGAGTCCAGATCTGGCCCCGCGACAACCCGCGGGCCCGGCCGACGACGACCGGCTCGAGCCGGTAGAAGAGCCAGTCGTCGGCCCGGGCCGGCTGGTGGAACCAGATGCAGTGGTCGAGGCTGGCGGTCATCATCGACTCACGCCAGGCGTCGCCCTCGGGGCCGCCGATCGCCCGTCGGGCCGCGCCGAGTGGCCCGGTGTCGGACAGGAACGTGATGGCACAGGCGTGCACGAGCGGGTCGTCGGGCATGGGGTCGACGATGCGCACCCACCGGGAGCGGGCCTCGTCGAGATCGCCGGGGACATCGACCGGGCGGCTGTCGAGGTGCCGGTGGTGGGATCCCCGCCGCGAGCGGTCGGGTTCGACCGAGTCGGGGTCGGGCACCGCCGCGAGCGGTGACGGCGGCTGGAACACGCCGCCGTCTTCGTCGGCGTGGAACGAGGCGTCGAGGTTCAACACCGCTTCGCCGTGCTGGGTCGCCACCACACGACGGGTGGTGAACGACGAGCCGTCGCGGATGCGGTCGACGGTGAACACGACCGGGGTGCCGAACCGACCGGGTCGCAGGAAGTAGGCGTGCAACGAGTTCACCAGGTGCTCGGCCTCGACGGTGGCGCCGGCGGCCCGCAACGCCTGGCTGGCGACCTGGCCACCGAACAACCGACCCTCGCGCTCGCCCGGATCTGGTCCGCGGAACAGGTCGCGGTCGATCCGTTCCAGGTCGAGGACTGAGGTGAGGTCGTCGGTGGTGCCAGCCATGTCTGCGACAGCCTAGACATCGGCGTCGCCTGCTCCATCGGGGCGGCGCACCCCAGCCGGTACCGTGGGTGCGCATGGAGCACCTCGTCTGGCACGACCGCCCGCCGCTCGCCCGACCCGTGCTGATCGCCGCCTTCGAAGGCTGGAGCGACGCGGGCGACGCGGCCACCTCCGCGGTCGAGTTCCTGGCCGACCAGTGGGACGCCAGGCCGGTCGCCTCGATCGACGCCGAGGAGTTCTTCGACTTCACCGCCACCCGGCCACGGGTCGAGGTCGACGGGGCCGGTCAGCGCCAGATCATCTGGCCGACCAACGAGGTCAGTGCCGTGTCGGTGCCCGGCCCCGACACCGATGTGTTGTTGATGCTCGGCACCGAGCCCCAGCTGCGCTGGAAGACGTTCTGCCGTCAGGTCACCGATGTGGCCGCGGCCCTCGACGTGAGCATGGTGGTCACCCTCGGCGCCCTGCTGGCCGAGGTACCCCACACGCGGCCGACCTCGGTGATGGGCAGCACCACCGATCCTGGGCTGGCCGAACGGTTCGGCCTGCGGGCGTCGCGCTACCAGGGCCCCACCGGCATCACCGGCGTGCTCCACTGGGCCTGCCGCGACGCCGGGGTCCCCTCGGCCTCGGTCTGGGCGGCCGTGCCGTCCTATGTGCCGGGCGCTCCCTCGCCCAAGGCCGCCTTGGCGCTGGTGCTGCGAGTGGGAGCCATGCTCGATTCCTCCCCCGAGATCGGCGACCTGGAGCTGGCCTCGCTCTCCTACGAGCAGCAGCTCGACGAGCTGGTCCGCGAGGACGAGGAGACCATGGCCTATGTCACCCAGCTCGAGGAACGCTTCGACGACGAGGACGACGACTTCCCCACCGGGGTGTCGCTGGTCGAGGAGGTCGAGCGCTTCCTGCGCGACCAGCGCGGCGACTGAGCTCGATCCCTACTCGTGGCCCCACCAGGGAGATGAGCGTGGCTGGTCGAAGTGGGGACGAACCGCCTCGCCGCGGATGGCGCTGAACGCCAGGTCCCAGGTCTCCTTGTTGGCGGCGAGGGGTTCGGGCAGCTCGTCCTGGGCGAACCACCCGACGTCGTCGGTCTCGAGCGGGTGCGGCGACAGTGCTCCGCCGGTCGCGGTGCAGTGGAACAGCAACGAGTACAGCGGCACGCGGGTGAAGCCGAGCCGGAGCCCGTCGAGCACGCCGATGAGCGAGTGCACCTCGCACTCGATGCCGGTCTCCTCCAGCACCTCCTTCTGGGCGACCTCTGCAGGTGAGTATCCGATGTCGGCCCACCCGGTCGGGTAGAGCCACACGCCCGAGTCGGACCGCTTGATCAGCAGGATCTCGCCCGCGTCGTTGCCGACCACCGCCCCGATGGCCACCTTGGGGGTCTGGTACCCGGCGACGCCGTGGCCGACCGAGGCGATCCACTCGTGGACGAGGGTGTCGGCCTCGAAGTGGCTCCCCGCGGCCACCCGCATGTCGGCGGCGACCGACAACACCTCCTCGTAGCGCTCACGCTCGTAGAGGCTGTCGCTGAAGGCCAATCCGGTGCGGGCGATGCCGGCCAGGGCCTCGCTCCAGCGGACCAGGTCGTGGGGCGTGCACGACCCCCAGGTGGCCGGCGTGCCCTCGTCATCCATGGTTCGAGACTACCGACGCCCCGCGGCCCACGCGCTCAGGTGCGGGTGTCGAGCGCAGTGGTGATGGCCGCTTCGAGGCGGGCCAGCTCCGCGGGGTCGGTCACCTTCGCGCCATCGGCATCGAGCAGGTAGAACGAGTCGACGACCTCGTGCCCGAGGGTCTGGATCCGGGCGCTGCGGATGTCGTGTCCGAGCTCGGCCAGGGCGCTGGTGATGCGGTAGAGCACGCCTCGCTGCTCGGGGGTGTGGACCTCGACGACGGTGGCGACCTCGGAGATCTCGTTGTCGACGATGACCCGGGTGGGCTTGACGTGAGCGGCGCGCCGCTTGGTCGTCCTGGTGGTGCGGGCCCGCTGGGCCAGCTCGCCGGCGATGGCGAGGCGTCCGTCGAGGGCCGACTCGACGGCGACGAAGATGGCGTCCCAGTCGACCGGGACGGTGGGATCCGATGCCACCCGGAACTGGGCGATGGCCCGTCCCCGGTCGGACCAGGCCGAGGCGGCGAGCACGGTCGCCCCCTGCAGCGCGAGCGCTCCCGCCACCCGGCTGAACAGACCCGGGATGTCGGCGTCGACCACGGTGATGGTGTCGTCGTCGACCACGATGTGGCGCCCGCCCGACTCCATGAGGTCGCGGTCGGAGCCGGTGGGGAACCCCGGGGGGAGGATGTCGGCCAGGTCTCCCCCGGCGAGGAGATGGGCCGAGCGGGCGACCAGGGTGCGCACGAGCCCCGCCTTCCAGTCACCCCATGCCGCGGGGCCGGTGGCCAGCGAGTCGGCCTCGGTGAGGGCATCGAGCAGCCGCAGGACCCGCAGCGACCCGGCGGCCTCGGCGACGAGGGTCAAGGTGCCCTCGTCGGCCAGGTCGCGACGGGTGGCGACGTCGGGCAAGAGCAGGTGGTGGCGCACCATCTGCACCAGCATCTCGATGTCGTCGGAGGTGAAGCCCATGCGGGTGCCGATCGTGCGCACCATCTCGATCCCGACCTCGGTGTGGTCGCCGGGCCTGCCCTTGCCGATGTCGTGGAGCAGGGTCCCGACGACGAGCAGGTCGGGGCGGTCGACGCGGTCGGTGAGCGTCGAGGCGTTGACGGCCGCTTCGAGGAGGTGACGGTCGACGGTGAAGCGGTGGTAGGCGTTGCGTTGGGGCTTGCAGTGCACGCTGGTCCACTCGGGGATGATCCGGGCCCAGAGCCCGTGGTGGTCGAGCAGTTCGACGACCGGGATCGCCCCGCGGCCGGCCAGCAGCAGTTCGACGAACCGTTCACGCGCCTCGGTGGGCCAGGGCTCGGGCAGCGGAGGGACCTCGGCGAGCGTGTCGATCGATGCCCGGTCGATGGTGGTGCCATGCGAGGTCGCGGTCGCCGCGGCCCGAAGGGGAAGGACCGGGTCGGTCAGGTCGGCATCGGGGGTGACGGTGACCTCGCCGTCGCGCACGACCAGGCCGCCGCCGATCCAGCGGTCGCGGCTCACGAGTCGCCCGAGCGGGCCGGTGAGCGACGAGTCGATCCGCCTCCAGGTCTCGTCGCTGCGCCAGGCGATCGCCCGGGCGGCGGTGGCCACCGCGCGCATCAGGTCGTCGGCGTCGTCGTAGCCGAGGGCGGCGGCCACTCCGTCCTGTTCCTCGAGCAGGAGCCGGTCGCCCGGTCGGCCGGTGCGCCGGTGCAGCTCGACCCGCACCGACAACAGGGTGGCGTAGTGCTCGACGAGGGCGTCGTCGTCGCCTTCGAGCAGCACGCTGCGCGCCGCCTGGGCCCAGCGCAGGGCGTGCACGTCTCGCAGCCCGCCCCGACCCTCCTTCAGGTCGGGTTCGAGGAGGAACGCCACCTCGCCCGCCCGCTCGTGGCGCTGGCGGACCGACTCGGAGAGCTCGCCCAGCCAGCGCTTGGCCCGCTTCCGCCACCGTTCGAGCGCCGTGTCGCGCAGCCGGTCGGTGAGCGACTCGTCGCCCGCGAGGTGGCGGCAGTCGAGCAGCGAGGTGGCGGTGTCGAGGTCGCTGTCGGCCAGGCGCACCGCCTCGCCGACGGTGCGCACCGCGTGGCCGAGCTTCTGGCCGCTGTCCCAGATGGGGTACCAGAGCCGCTCGGCGATCTCGGTGATGTCGTCGCGGCCGTCGTGCAACAGCACCAGGTCGAGGTCGCTGCTGGGGCTGAGCTCGCCCCGGCCGTATCCACCGGTGGCGACGAGGGAGATCCTCTCGGGGACCGCCTCTCCGATCGCCCCGGCGAACAGCCCGGCCAGCCACCGGTCGGCGGTGTCGCTCAGCGCCCGGCAGAGGTCGGCACCGGCGACGTCGGGATCGGCGATGAGACGGTCGCGGTCATCGCGCACGACGGCTCAGGACCCGGTGTCGGGACCCGATGAGCGGGCGTCGTCGACGGCACGCTCGGCGACCCTGGCCGCGACGGCGATGGCGTCCCACACCCCGGAGAACGGAGGCGCGTAGGACAGGTCGAGGTCGACGACCTCGGTGACGGACATGCCCGCGGTGATGGCGGTGGCGGCGGTGTCGATGCGCTTGGCCGAGCCGTCGCCACCGACGATCTGGGTTCCGAGGAGCCGCCCGGTCTCGCGCTCGGCCACCATCTTGACGGTCATGGGACGGCTTCCGGGGAAGTAGCTGGCCTTGGAGTGGGTGTCGACGCTGACGGCGACGGTGCCGAAGCCGGCGTCGGCGGCCTCGACCTCGGTGAGGCCGGTGCGGGCGATCTCGGTGTCGCAGATGCGGGTGATGGCGGTGCCGACCACGCCGGGGAAGGTGGCGTAGCCGCCGCCGAGGTTCACTCCCGCCACCCGTCCGGCCTTGTTGGCCACCGTGCCGAGGGCCACGTGCACCGGTTGGCGGCTCACCAGGTGGAAGGTGTCGGCACAGTCGCCGGCCGCCCACACGCCGTCGATGCTGGTGCGCTGGCGGCGATCGACCTGGATGGCGCCTCTGGCGCCGGCCTCGACCCCGGCCTCGACCGCCAGACCGGCGTTGGGGGTGACCCCGATGCCGAGCAGGATGAGGTCGGCGGCGATGGTGGTGTCGCCGGCGACGACGGCGCCGGGTTCGAAGCCCGAGACCTCTTGGCCGAGTCGGACCGTGATGCCGCGGCGTTCGAGCTCGGGGACGATCAGGTCGGCCATGTCGCGGTCGAGGGTGCGCATGACCTGGGGCGCGGCGTCGATGAGGGTGACCTCGGCTCCCCACATGAGGAACGCCTCGGCCATCTCGAGGCCGATGTAGCCGCCGCCGACCACCGCGACCCTCCGGCACTTGCGGGTGCGGGCCAGGTCGAGCAGCTCCTTGGCGTCGTCGAGAGTCTGCACCCCCCGCACGTTGTCGAGGTCGATCCCCGGCAGCGGGGGGCGGATGGGCCGGGCCCCGGTGGCGACCACCAGTTGGTCGTAGCCGATCTCGATGGTGCGACGGTGCTCGTGGTCGCGCACCTCGACCCGGCCGCGGTCGAGGTCGATCCCCATGGCCTCGTGGCGCATGCGGACGTCGATGCGCAACCGGTCGCGGAACTCCTGGGGTGTGCGCATGACGAGGTCGTCGAGCGATTCGACGGCGCCGCTGACCACATAGGGGATGCCGCAGGCCGCGTAGCTGGTCCAGTCGCCCTTCTCGAGCACGACGATCTCGAGGTCGGGTCGGCCGCGGCGCGCCTGCGATGCCGCCGACATCCCTGCCGCGTCTCCTCCGATCACCACGATGCGCTCAGCCATGCCCGGGATGGTACCGCCCGGATCGCCCCTGGCCCTGGCCCTGTGCCGGGGCGAGCCGAGCTGGCAGACTGGCGCGATGGCCGTGCGCGAGGACTGTCGGCACTACTCGACCCGCACCACCGCCGACGGCGTGGTGCAGCGCTGCCGCGTCGACGCCAACGAGGACATGCCCTTCGCCTGTCCCGAGCACTGCCTGTTCTTCGAACCCCGGTCGCTGGGCGACAGTGGCTGGCAGCGGTTCGATCAGGGCGAGCGCTGAGGTTCAGCGGCGACCTTCGGCGCGCCGCCGCGCCAGGTGCACATAGGCCTTGGCCGCGCCCCATGCCATCCCCGGTTCGTGCAGGCGGGGGTCGACGTCGGCGAAGTTGGCGGGAGCAAGTCCGTAGTGGTCGTTGGGCATGAGCCGTTCGTCGACCTCGTCGCGGACGATCCCCGGCACTCCGGCTGCCTCGAGCACCCGGGTGGGGAAGCGGACCGCGTCGCGCAGCACCGACAGGGGCGGCACGCGCTGGTCGTCGATGTCGAGCCGCAGCAGCTCGATGATCTGTGGGCCGACCTCGGCCTGCGCCTGCTCGCCGGCGGCCTCGGCCTCGTGCCGGATCTCGGCGGGGACCTCGCCGGACCACTGGATCATGCGAGCTTCGACACAGCCGACGACCCATCCCGGCAGCGCGTCGACGATGCCCGCCGCCAGCTCGTCGGCGTAGCGGGCCAGCGCCGCTTCGGGGTCGTCGTCGTCGCTGCTCACCGCTCGAGGGCGGCGTTGAGGTTTCCCGAGCGCAGCCCTTCGAGGTCGACGGTGACGTAGCGGTACCCCGCGGCCTTCACCGCGGCCACCACGTCGGCGCGATGGGCCACCATGCGGTCGAGCGTGTCGACGGGTACCTCGATGCGGGCGGTGTCGTCGTAGTGGCGGACCCGCAGCTCGTCGAACCCGAGGCGACCGAGGGCGGATTCGGCCCGTTCGACCCGGCTCAGCACCGACACCGAGACCGAAGTGCCGTAGGGGATGCGCGACGCCAGGCACGCCGCGGCGGGCTTGTCCCAGGTGCGCAGGCCCAGCGACCGGGAGGCCTCGCGGACCATGGTCTTGGTGAACCCGGCGTCGACGAGGGGGAACACCGCTCCCGCCTCGGCCGCGGCTCGTTGCCCCGGCCGGTGGTCGCCGAGGTCGTCGACGTTGACGCCGAGGGCGACGGTGGATCCGGCCTCGACGGCGATCGGGGCCACGGCACGCATCAGGGCGTCCTTGCACCAGAAGCAGCGGTCGCCGTCGTTGCGACGGTAGGCGATCTGGTCCATCTCGTCGGTCTCGACCTGGAGGTGAGGTAGGCCCCACTCGGCGGCCAGGGCGACGCACTCGTCGCGCTCGTCGGCGGGCAGCGATGGCGACACGGCGGTGACGGCGACGGTTCGTCGCGGGCCGAGGGTGTCGAGGGCCATGTAGGAGAGGAACGCCGAGTCGGCTCCCCCGCTGAAGGCGACGTGGAGCCGTTCGTGGCCCGCGAGCACCGCGGCCAGCCGGTCGGTCGCCGCGGCCAGATCGGCGGCGGCGACGAGCTCAGGCTGCATCGCCGACCTCGATCCGCAGCCGCTTGTTGCCCTTGCCCTTCGACTCGGTCTTGGTGACCCGGACGGCGCCGACCTCACCGGTGGAGCGCACGTGGGTGCCGCCGTCGGCCTGCTTGTCGAGGCCCACGATGTCGACGATGCGGATCTCGGTGACCGAGTCGGGGATGAGGCTCACCTTGGTGCGGATCAGGTCGTCGTCGAGGACGGCCTCGTCGCGGGGCAAGAAGGTGACCTCGATGGGACGGTCGGCGATGATCTCGTCGTTGACCAGGCGCTGGACCTGGTCCTTGAACCCCTCGGGCAGGGGGTCGAACTCGAAGTCCATCCGGGCGGCGAGCGGTTCCATGTTGGCGCCGGTGACCGGCACGTTCCACTGCTTCCAGATCACTCCGCAGAGGATGTGCAGGGCGGTGTGGGTGCGCATGAGCTTGTGACGGCGGTCCCAGTCGATCTCGCCGTGGATCGTGTCGCCCACCGACGGCAGGCCTGCGCCCTCGCCGACGCTGTGCCACACGGTGTCGCCCTCCTTGACCACGTCGGTGACCCCGAGCAGGCCGAGCATGCCGGTGTCGTGGGGCTGGCCGCCGCTGGTGTAGTAGAAGGCGGTGCGGTCGAGGGCGACGCGGTTGGCATCGGGATCGACGTCGGTCACGGTGGCGTCGAACTCGCGCAGGTAGGCGTCGCGGAGGAACAGCAGGTCGGTCATCGCCGCCATTCTGCCCGCTGTGCGCCCGCCACTACACCTCGTGGTTGGGCGGTGGTACTCGACAGACCCCGAGAGCCGGACGAGAACGCGGCAAAAGGGCAAGACCTCAGCGCAGCGCAAAGGTGCAGACGAACTCGTCATCGCGGGGCCATGGGCGCCGCCGCCTGTCCGCTCCGAGCTGGTCGTTCAGCGCTAGCATCGCCCGGTTATCGCCGTCCACAAACGAGGTCACCCGAGCGAATCCCCGGTCCCGAGCCCATCGGAGCACTTGTTCCTTGGTGGCGCTCCCCAGGCCCTTGCGCCTGTGATCAGTCGCTACCGCAAGGACGCTGCTCCATACCCACCCTTCCTTCGGGTAGTCGGTGTACCACGTGGCGATCGTGACCAGCTCGTGCTCGATCCATCCGCCTATGGCGAAGTGATCGTCTCTAGTCCCGATCGCGTCGGCAACCTCGTTTCGAATCGCGTCCTCGACGTCAAGTGCCCACGGCTCACCGACCGCCGCGCACCGAAACCGACGCAGCTGGTCTCGGTGCTCTGACCCGAGAGGGTGAAACTCTAGCTGGGTCAGCAGTGTTGCCGGGGCCGCCACACCGGCAGGTCGTCGGCCTCGATCTCCTTGAGGAGGGCCTCGTCGTCCGCGGACAGGTCGGTCGGAGGGTAGGAACTGAACCTGGTTGGCCGGTTGCGACATTCCACGCGATCTAGCCTCAGTTGGATCGCGTCAAGACTGTGCGAACCTACTGATCGTACGGCGGTGATAACTCGGTTGGCTATCCGCGCCGCTTCGCTGCGCTTGCTGAAACCTGGATGGTGAGAGCCGGACACAGCCATATCCACACCTTGGATTCTGGCGTAGTGAATTGCGGTTGTACAGCACCTTGACCGAGTGTTTGGGTTTGTCACGCCACTACACCTCGTGGCCGCGTCGGGTGGGAGAGACTGGTGGGATGGCCGCCGATGGTGACGCCGACCGGAACGAGATCCCGCTCGCCTATGACCGGCTCGGCAGCCGGCTCGTCGCCATCGGGCCGCACGAGGTCGACCACGACCTGAGCGGCGGGAGACCGATCCGGCTCGGCCGGTTCGACCTCGGCTACGGCATGCTGGGCAGCCGCCTGGAACGCATCGGTGACCTCACCCTCTCCTACGACCACGCCGGCAGCCGGCTCCGGAGGGTGGGCGAGTGGACGCTCGACTACGACCGGTGGGGCAGCAGGCTCCGGCGGATCGGCGACCACGAGATCGGGTACCGGAGGCTCGGGTCACGTGCCCACCGGATCGGCGACCTGACGATCAGGCACGGGTTCGCGGGGTCGCGTCCCGAGGGCATCCGGTCCCCGCGCTCCGAGCTGAGCGAGGACGAGGTCATCGTCGTGTTCGTGGTGCTCCAGCTCCAGGAGCGA
Proteins encoded in this window:
- a CDS encoding NUDIX hydrolase N-terminal domain-containing protein translates to MDDEGTPATWGSCTPHDLVRWSEALAGIARTGLAFSDSLYERERYEEVLSVAADMRVAAGSHFEADTLVHEWIASVGHGVAGYQTPKVAIGAVVGNDAGEILLIKRSDSGVWLYPTGWADIGYSPAEVAQKEVLEETGIECEVHSLIGVLDGLRLGFTRVPLYSLLFHCTATGGALSPHPLETDDVGWFAQDELPEPLAANKETWDLAFSAIRGEAVRPHFDQPRSSPWWGHE
- a CDS encoding alanyl-tRNA editing protein; amino-acid sequence: MTDLLFLRDAYLREFDATVTDVDPDANRVALDRTAFYYTSGGQPHDTGMLGLLGVTDVVKEGDTVWHSVGEGAGLPSVGDTIHGEIDWDRRHKLMRTHTALHILCGVIWKQWNVPVTGANMEPLAARMDFEFDPLPEGFKDQVQRLVNDEIIADRPIEVTFLPRDEAVLDDDLIRTKVSLIPDSVTEIRIVDIVGLDKQADGGTHVRSTGEVGAVRVTKTESKGKGNKRLRIEVGDAA
- a CDS encoding PAC2 family protein, which produces MEHLVWHDRPPLARPVLIAAFEGWSDAGDAATSAVEFLADQWDARPVASIDAEEFFDFTATRPRVEVDGAGQRQIIWPTNEVSAVSVPGPDTDVLLMLGTEPQLRWKTFCRQVTDVAAALDVSMVVTLGALLAEVPHTRPTSVMGSTTDPGLAERFGLRASRYQGPTGITGVLHWACRDAGVPSASVWAAVPSYVPGAPSPKAALALVLRVGAMLDSSPEIGDLELASLSYEQQLDELVREDEETMAYVTQLEERFDDEDDDFPTGVSLVEEVERFLRDQRGD
- the larE gene encoding ATP-dependent sacrificial sulfur transferase LarE yields the protein MQPELVAAADLAAATDRLAAVLAGHERLHVAFSGGADSAFLSYMALDTLGPRRTVAVTAVSPSLPADERDECVALAAEWGLPHLQVETDEMDQIAYRRNDGDRCFWCKDALMRAVAPIAVEAGSTVALGVNVDDLGDHRPGQRAAAEAGAVFPLVDAGFTKTMVREASRSLGLRTWDKPAAACLASRIPYGTSVSVSVLSRVERAESALGRLGFDELRVRHYDDTARIEVPVDTLDRMVAHRADVVAAVKAAGYRYVTVDLEGLRSGNLNAALER
- a CDS encoding FAD-dependent oxidoreductase, with translation MAERIVVIGGDAAGMSAASQARRGRPDLEIVVLEKGDWTSYAACGIPYVVSGAVESLDDLVMRTPQEFRDRLRIDVRMRHEAMGIDLDRGRVEVRDHEHRRTIEIGYDQLVVATGARPIRPPLPGIDLDNVRGVQTLDDAKELLDLARTRKCRRVAVVGGGYIGLEMAEAFLMWGAEVTLIDAAPQVMRTLDRDMADLIVPELERRGITVRLGQEVSGFEPGAVVAGDTTIAADLILLGIGVTPNAGLAVEAGVEAGARGAIQVDRRQRTSIDGVWAAGDCADTFHLVSRQPVHVALGTVANKAGRVAGVNLGGGYATFPGVVGTAITRICDTEIARTGLTEVEAADAGFGTVAVSVDTHSKASYFPGSRPMTVKMVAERETGRLLGTQIVGGDGSAKRIDTAATAITAGMSVTEVVDLDLSYAPPFSGVWDAIAVAARVAERAVDDARSSGPDTGS
- a CDS encoding [protein-PII] uridylyltransferase, translating into MRDDRDRLIADPDVAGADLCRALSDTADRWLAGLFAGAIGEAVPERISLVATGGYGRGELSPSSDLDLVLLHDGRDDITEIAERLWYPIWDSGQKLGHAVRTVGEAVRLADSDLDTATSLLDCRHLAGDESLTDRLRDTALERWRKRAKRWLGELSESVRQRHERAGEVAFLLEPDLKEGRGGLRDVHALRWAQAARSVLLEGDDDALVEHYATLLSVRVELHRRTGRPGDRLLLEEQDGVAAALGYDDADDLMRAVATAARAIAWRSDETWRRIDSSLTGPLGRLVSRDRWIGGGLVVRDGEVTVTPDADLTDPVLPLRAAATATSHGTTIDRASIDTLAEVPPLPEPWPTEARERFVELLLAGRGAIPVVELLDHHGLWARIIPEWTSVHCKPQRNAYHRFTVDRHLLEAAVNASTLTDRVDRPDLLVVGTLLHDIGKGRPGDHTEVGIEMVRTIGTRMGFTSDDIEMLVQMVRHHLLLPDVATRRDLADEGTLTLVAEAAGSLRVLRLLDALTEADSLATGPAAWGDWKAGLVRTLVARSAHLLAGGDLADILPPGFPTGSDRDLMESGGRHIVVDDDTITVVDADIPGLFSRVAGALALQGATVLAASAWSDRGRAIAQFRVASDPTVPVDWDAIFVAVESALDGRLAIAGELAQRARTTRTTKRRAAHVKPTRVIVDNEISEVATVVEVHTPEQRGVLYRITSALAELGHDIRSARIQTLGHEVVDSFYLLDADGAKVTDPAELARLEAAITTALDTRT
- a CDS encoding acetyl-CoA C-acyltransferase encodes the protein MPEQNEAVIVAATRSPIGRANKGSLVDKRADEMMGEILNALMDKVPQVPKEDVQDILCGNVAQAGETGFNIARTASILAGWPHSVPGHTVQRFCASSLQAISSAANSVKVGEGDIYVACGVEKTSRPPAPEGEQGGGGGGGGGGRGIGPGGLNPKLLPNNDEGFPFVYIPMGLTAENVAEKFGVTREDMDAFAALSQQRAVAAQENGIFDWEITPVTKDDGTVVTKDDGPRPGSTAEKLAELKPSFKEDGVVTAGNACPLNDGAAAVMVMSRAKADELGLKPLARIVATAYSGNNPEIMGVAPIDAINKVLALTGMSIGDIDYVELNEAFAAQVLPVCEHTGIDIERQLNPHGGAIALGHPFGMTGARIMTTLLNDLQTEDGQFGMETMCAAGGMAMATIIERL
- a CDS encoding thioesterase family protein translates to MAGTTDDLTSVLDLERIDRDLFRGPDPGEREGRLFGGQVASQALRAAGATVEAEHLVNSLHAYFLRPGRFGTPVVFTVDRIRDGSSFTTRRVVATQHGEAVLNLDASFHADEDGGVFQPPSPLAAVPDPDSVEPDRSRRGSHHRHLDSRPVDVPGDLDEARSRWVRIVDPMPDDPLVHACAITFLSDTGPLGAARRAIGGPEGDAWRESMMTASLDHCIWFHQPARADDWLFYRLEPVVVGRARGLSRGQIWTRDGVLAATVTQEALLRWRR